From one Paenibacillus sp. FSL K6-1330 genomic stretch:
- a CDS encoding right-handed parallel beta-helix repeat-containing protein has product MKKTLNRISCLILCLLITISVMASPGQLPVVSAQSVSEFDLTDESVASDSDPLPEPEGPDILFFSDNFDSDRYGTTGGIVIPLPWVQTGDGESKAKTSVSSSAPSTPNLMKIDVTDSVYLRVNTTGYGNIKLSYYTRASSYVSGSIVAEWSGDDGATWSILEDFKLAPGTPEAPRSESNTMKTWTLPPEASSNPNVRIQFRVGDPMNANMYIDSVSLSGQAIPGIPPAIDPVPEPPPTETGPYPAPEGVTLYEDVLIGKAGDRDLFTSIAVPSTPPAEPMPVMIYIHGGGWNKGDRKNALGSICNYVLKRGYIGVSLSYRLTPEAPYPAQIQDVKLAIRYLRAHAEQYHIDPSRIGVWGTSAGGHLASLLGTTGDLTMEDTVTLDTGDTVHLPDIEGAGGWPEYSTKVQAVVDWYGPADFTTDFADRYSSVTKLLGGHNALSVPIEARLAMPGTYATPDDPPFWIRHGDADATIPYTDSVTFADQLTSAGVPVVDFEIVPGQGHGFTGEAKSTADAEAWAFMDQHVKNLEVTTPILYKDGYTPPDPTDPTDPTGPSTGIPVEVGRLVPSDDALIDSSKPDTNINSATGTSLGLFSVSSGTTNKKVVYFKFDASTLSDPDYRYEFQVAAKKGTSNTDLELSLYGIENIAWNESELTWNNAPTNSLDPAAYVGSFTVKAENSGRPEVYSVDVTDYVRSCLANGSVSFLLADANHTGVSVNIYTKEANGSSNPRPALVVSELVDSSQDNTPPSWPDGSRLSISSIGEDYVHLEWPRAEDNKLVAKYNIYQNDVKVTELGSDITRYEMEGLSPHTEYSYKVEAVDAAGNVSPVPLTLSVTTLSAPLAPWPVASVTASGSDGNIEDNTLDQNLYTRWSAAGDGPWIMFDLGEARDIGYLGIAFYKGDARATEIDIETSDDGVTWSPLFNGSSSGTTTAMQPFDVPDTSARYVKLIGRGNSDGSVYTSLTEVHIYPPFANGDTPVAIIPDFVPQPPQGTVPFTAPGMKNADGSDHPVHQAFAATGRTLNVVDYGANPADNGSDDRPAIQRAIDEALPGDEVFFPNGVYNLNSAPDGLTNLTLKSEVNLRGESQNGAILKTSLNKVRNSTMLRSAKQHDLTISNLTLTSAWEGQYTTDHRINNPDAGGPDMMIIAANYGESPSYNITIDSVTIEKFGRMGVRIENSHDIVVRNTTFRNATDLGPGGAGYGVSIQGVPKVDRNGFANDTRWNLVEDSSFEGPYLRHGALIQYVAHNNVVRHNEFHRVRLDAIDLHGELEYFNEIHDNLITDMPYGGGIGIGNTGGTAPTNHSKSGPQNYIHDNTIRNARQGIVVSMGSPDTIIENNRIENTVDIPDAAGIHILNGPGTIIKGNTIRQNTAEHYWGILLEHDNGDTNADGIGAGDPENVQILNNTITGNSNGIQLKAGQNIKLSGNTLDNIGENFTAAPGVTYTDLTVGLEYSTTAPTNRDVVAVLVSNRPFTVTNNGGSPTYKFTENGSFTFEYADEDGNEGTMTATVSNIDKIAPVLKVTLSPSVLKAPNRKMIDIYADLESSDEGSGVASITLTSITVESAGGKGHGGDASENVNGKDKDTGNSESKDNRGDGGDRGPNIQDAEFGTHDTHFRLRAEKSERGQSRIYTVTYTVTDHAGNQAQAVGTVRVK; this is encoded by the coding sequence TTGAAGAAGACACTTAACCGAATCTCATGCCTGATCCTCTGCCTGCTAATCACCATAAGCGTCATGGCATCCCCAGGGCAGCTTCCTGTTGTATCTGCACAATCGGTTTCAGAATTCGATCTTACGGATGAATCTGTTGCCTCGGATTCCGATCCCCTGCCGGAACCAGAAGGGCCAGATATTCTCTTCTTCTCCGATAACTTTGATTCGGACCGCTACGGAACCACGGGCGGCATCGTCATCCCGCTGCCTTGGGTTCAGACCGGGGATGGCGAGAGTAAAGCCAAAACCTCCGTATCCAGCAGCGCGCCGTCCACGCCGAACCTCATGAAAATCGACGTGACCGATTCCGTCTATCTGCGCGTCAATACGACGGGTTATGGCAACATTAAGCTGAGTTATTATACGAGAGCCTCATCCTATGTCAGCGGAAGCATTGTTGCCGAGTGGTCGGGCGACGACGGAGCGACCTGGAGCATACTGGAGGATTTCAAACTTGCCCCGGGAACGCCCGAAGCGCCTCGCAGCGAATCCAACACGATGAAAACCTGGACGCTGCCGCCGGAAGCCAGCAGCAATCCGAACGTGCGAATCCAGTTCCGGGTAGGTGATCCGATGAACGCCAATATGTATATCGACAGCGTCTCGCTGTCCGGTCAGGCCATACCGGGCATTCCGCCTGCGATCGATCCTGTGCCTGAACCCCCGCCGACCGAAACGGGCCCATACCCTGCGCCGGAAGGCGTAACCCTCTATGAGGACGTTTTGATCGGCAAAGCCGGCGACCGGGATCTTTTCACATCCATCGCCGTTCCGAGCACTCCGCCAGCCGAGCCTATGCCGGTCATGATCTACATTCACGGCGGAGGCTGGAATAAAGGCGACCGCAAAAACGCTCTCGGCAGCATCTGCAACTATGTCCTTAAACGCGGGTACATCGGCGTTTCCTTAAGCTACCGGCTAACCCCCGAAGCGCCTTACCCGGCCCAGATTCAAGACGTGAAGCTGGCCATTCGGTATCTGCGTGCCCATGCCGAGCAATACCACATCGATCCAAGCCGGATCGGCGTTTGGGGCACTTCGGCGGGAGGGCATCTCGCTTCCCTGCTTGGAACGACCGGAGACCTGACCATGGAGGATACGGTCACGCTAGATACTGGGGATACCGTTCATCTTCCCGATATCGAAGGCGCAGGAGGCTGGCCGGAATACTCCACCAAGGTTCAGGCGGTGGTGGACTGGTACGGACCGGCAGACTTCACGACCGATTTTGCCGACCGCTACAGCTCGGTCACAAAGCTGCTCGGTGGGCATAACGCCCTGTCCGTCCCGATTGAGGCTCGGCTTGCCATGCCGGGGACGTATGCCACTCCCGATGATCCGCCGTTCTGGATCCGGCATGGTGACGCGGACGCCACCATTCCTTACACCGACAGCGTGACATTCGCAGATCAATTGACAAGCGCCGGTGTTCCGGTCGTGGATTTTGAGATCGTGCCCGGCCAGGGTCATGGTTTTACCGGAGAAGCCAAGTCAACCGCAGATGCGGAAGCTTGGGCTTTCATGGATCAGCACGTGAAGAACCTGGAAGTAACAACGCCGATCCTCTACAAAGACGGCTACACGCCCCCTGATCCGACGGACCCCACCGACCCAACCGGTCCCTCTACGGGCATCCCCGTTGAGGTTGGCCGTTTGGTGCCCTCGGACGATGCCCTGATCGACAGTTCCAAACCCGACACCAATATCAATTCCGCTACAGGCACAAGCCTTGGCCTTTTTAGCGTATCGTCCGGTACAACCAACAAAAAGGTTGTCTATTTCAAATTCGATGCTTCCACCCTGAGCGATCCGGACTACCGCTACGAATTCCAGGTCGCCGCGAAAAAAGGCACCAGCAACACGGACCTGGAGCTCTCCCTCTACGGGATCGAGAATATAGCTTGGAACGAAAGCGAGCTGACCTGGAATAATGCGCCCACGAATAGCCTCGATCCGGCCGCTTATGTGGGATCGTTTACGGTAAAAGCCGAGAATAGCGGGCGCCCGGAGGTGTACAGCGTCGATGTGACGGACTATGTCCGCAGCTGTCTTGCGAATGGCAGCGTATCGTTTCTCCTTGCAGATGCGAACCATACCGGTGTCAGCGTCAATATCTATACCAAGGAAGCCAACGGCTCCAGCAATCCAAGACCTGCGCTGGTCGTAAGCGAGTTGGTGGATTCCAGTCAGGATAATACGCCACCGTCCTGGCCGGACGGAAGCCGTCTGTCCATTAGCAGCATTGGCGAAGATTATGTGCATTTGGAATGGCCGAGGGCGGAAGACAACAAGTTAGTCGCAAAGTATAACATTTATCAAAACGACGTCAAAGTAACGGAACTGGGCTCCGACATCACCCGCTATGAAATGGAAGGACTGTCTCCGCACACGGAGTACAGCTATAAGGTCGAGGCCGTGGATGCCGCCGGAAACGTCAGTCCGGTTCCGCTGACGTTATCAGTTACGACGCTTAGTGCTCCCTTAGCGCCTTGGCCTGTGGCCTCAGTCACGGCAAGCGGCAGCGACGGCAACATCGAGGATAATACCTTGGACCAAAATCTGTACACCCGCTGGTCAGCGGCCGGCGACGGTCCGTGGATCATGTTTGATCTGGGCGAGGCCCGGGACATCGGTTATCTGGGCATCGCCTTCTATAAAGGGGACGCTCGGGCGACGGAGATCGATATCGAAACCTCCGATGACGGAGTAACCTGGTCTCCCCTCTTCAACGGTTCGAGCAGCGGTACCACCACCGCGATGCAGCCTTTTGACGTTCCGGATACGAGCGCGCGTTACGTGAAGCTGATTGGGCGCGGAAATTCGGACGGCAGTGTCTACACGAGTCTGACGGAAGTCCATATCTATCCGCCTTTTGCTAACGGGGATACGCCTGTGGCGATAATACCGGATTTTGTACCGCAGCCGCCGCAGGGTACGGTTCCTTTTACCGCTCCCGGCATGAAAAATGCGGACGGCAGCGACCATCCGGTACATCAGGCTTTTGCCGCAACCGGAAGGACGCTGAACGTAGTCGATTACGGAGCCAATCCTGCGGACAACGGCTCGGACGATCGACCAGCGATTCAGCGAGCAATTGATGAGGCGCTCCCGGGAGACGAGGTGTTCTTCCCTAATGGCGTGTACAACTTAAACAGTGCTCCAGATGGTTTGACCAATCTGACACTGAAATCGGAGGTTAATTTACGGGGCGAGAGCCAGAACGGCGCGATCCTGAAAACCTCGCTGAACAAGGTTCGGAACAGTACGATGCTGAGATCCGCCAAGCAGCATGATCTAACCATCTCCAACCTGACGCTGACATCTGCTTGGGAGGGTCAATATACGACGGATCACAGAATCAACAATCCGGATGCCGGCGGTCCTGACATGATGATCATTGCCGCCAATTATGGCGAGTCGCCTTCGTACAACATCACGATCGACAGCGTGACGATCGAGAAATTCGGCCGCATGGGCGTCCGCATCGAGAACAGCCATGATATCGTCGTCCGCAACACCACGTTCCGAAATGCCACGGATCTTGGACCTGGCGGTGCTGGATACGGCGTATCCATTCAAGGCGTACCGAAGGTCGACCGCAACGGTTTTGCCAATGATACCAGGTGGAATCTGGTCGAGGACTCTTCCTTCGAGGGGCCTTATCTTCGTCACGGGGCACTCATTCAATATGTAGCCCATAACAATGTGGTCCGGCACAATGAATTCCACCGGGTCCGGCTGGATGCGATTGATCTGCATGGGGAGCTGGAGTATTTTAACGAGATCCACGATAACCTGATCACCGACATGCCGTATGGCGGCGGCATCGGCATCGGGAATACCGGGGGGACCGCACCGACCAATCATAGTAAATCCGGCCCGCAAAACTATATCCACGACAACACGATCCGCAACGCGCGGCAAGGCATCGTTGTATCCATGGGCTCACCGGATACCATCATTGAGAACAACCGAATCGAAAATACCGTCGACATTCCGGATGCTGCCGGCATCCATATTTTGAACGGACCGGGCACGATAATCAAGGGCAACACGATCCGTCAGAACACGGCCGAGCATTATTGGGGCATCCTGCTCGAGCATGACAACGGGGACACCAACGCGGACGGCATTGGAGCCGGAGACCCGGAGAATGTGCAGATTTTGAACAATACCATTACCGGGAACAGCAACGGGATTCAGCTCAAGGCGGGCCAGAATATCAAACTAAGCGGCAATACGCTGGACAATATCGGCGAGAACTTTACGGCAGCCCCTGGCGTCACGTATACCGATCTCACCGTGGGCCTGGAGTACAGCACGACGGCCCCGACGAATCGAGACGTTGTTGCAGTCTTGGTGTCGAATCGTCCGTTTACCGTTACCAATAACGGCGGATCTCCAACTTACAAATTTACCGAGAATGGTTCATTTACCTTCGAATATGCAGATGAGGATGGCAACGAGGGGACAATGACGGCCACCGTATCGAACATCGATAAAATCGCCCCGGTGCTGAAGGTTACACTCTCGCCTTCCGTATTGAAGGCGCCAAACCGCAAAATGATCGATATTTACGCTGACCTCGAATCTAGCGATGAAGGCTCTGGCGTTGCATCAATCACTCTAACCTCCATTACCGTGGAGAGTGCGGGCGGCAAGGGGCATGGCGGAGATGCATCGGAGAATGTGAACGGTAAAGATAAGGACACGGGTAACAGTGAAAGCAAAGACAATCGAGGCGATGGGGGCGACCGGGGACCGAATATACAAGATGCCGAGTTCGGTACCCATGATACCCATTTCCGGCTGCGGGCAGAGAAATCGGAGCGTGGACAGAGCCGAATCTACACGGTGACCTATACCGTTACGGACCATGCGGGTAATCAAGCGCAGGCGGTTGGGACGGTGAGGGTGAAGTGA